A genomic region of Bactrocera dorsalis isolate Fly_Bdor chromosome 3, ASM2337382v1, whole genome shotgun sequence contains the following coding sequences:
- the LOC125777100 gene encoding early lactation protein-like, giving the protein MKTKVSLLIIMIICALCSCSAAERPAHCLQPHPQGQGLCDMLISGFYYNADQNACEEWQESGCNVIGGHTYDLREDCVNDCVNVN; this is encoded by the exons ATGAAGACAAAAGTCAGCTTATTAATTATAATGATTATTTGCGCTCTCTGCAGTTGCAGTGCGGCCGAAAGACCAG CACACTGCTTACAACCGCATCCACAAGGTCAGGGTCTTTGCGATATGCTCATCAGTGGTTTCTACTACAATGCCGATCAAAATGCGTGTGAGGAGTGGCAAGAGAGTGGATGTAATGTCATCGGTGGTCACACATATGATTTACGCGAAGATTGTGTAAACGATTGtgtaaatgttaattaa